A window from Citrus sinensis cultivar Valencia sweet orange chromosome 3, DVS_A1.0, whole genome shotgun sequence encodes these proteins:
- the LOC102610176 gene encoding uncharacterized protein LOC102610176 translates to MSEISPEVPDNRQAAPSHVDPDSTRITKPGVKRLVLTLSVLFSLVLGFPFLWKSVEIYRSSLPFGEISEMESNPSLSFPCRFQAVFINFNSNPSPNHLQLSILDKIRKLTSNTSQCGACANDLALSVTVDSVSSCAQTHPTDKSNYYRCGAISAVDFDIGNDDDDGVDELLGSALGVKNVYSVVVVNGGGEGIRAVVGKYRHAWIVGSVEEEEESVLVSRVAEIFVKMFVNGGTENGLIHGEFMPVGADGRIVLSFNLLNAEPNDWVYDWDFQRIDETLLAPIIKVLGPIANISVESQVLYHTPKSSFSYWDEKWKSYIFSTKDLPFFVNSNEWHLDTSIAAGGRSKILQFVVYVPSAKECPLSLLLPTGEISKTNGFISPMWGGVVVWNPPGCLNSETNHPSRHTMSREDLQAVFEVFMGQFRQLFGLKSNNLYIGASGTYHLLPSGKGFTEWELDVLSRQFACFNLHSCSTTLGSLSRLVQSLPRMIIMDEIGKLVQFSLEAAKLSQSNASLGDNESSAVSSGQARSLAEDAFFHPSIMSISYYSFEHCFAIYSPFFLPVSMHVLLAALREWKRYKQEKAKYTAWKAKVKVES, encoded by the exons atgagcGAAATCTCACCCGAGGTACCCGATAATAGGCAAGCCGCACCTTCACACGTGGACCCGGACAGCACCCGCATCACCAAACCTGGAGTGAAGCGGCTCGTCCTGACTCTCTCCGTACTCTTCTCCTTAGTCCTAG gcTTTCCGTTCTTATGGAAGTCGGTCGAAATCTACCGCTCTTCGCTTCCGTTCGGCGAAATATCGGAAATGGAATCGAATCCATCGCTATCATTCCCCTGCCGTTTTCAAGCCGTATTTATTAACTTCAATTCGAATCCCAGCCCTAACCATCTCCAACTGTCAATCCTCGACAAAATTAGGAAACTGACCTCGAATACCTCCCAATGTGGCGCCTGTGCTAACGATCTCGCACTCTCCGTCACCGTTGACTCCGTTTCTAGTTGCGCGCAAACGCATCCAACTGATAAGAGTAACTACTACCGCTGTGGCGCAATCAGCGCcgttgattttgatattggtAACGATGATGACGATGGTGTTGATGAGTTGTTGGGGTCTGCTCTGGGAGTGAAGAATGTCTACAGCGTTGTGGTGGTGAATGGAGGTGGAGAGGGGATTAGGGCGGTGGTGGGGAAGTACAGGCACGCGTGGATTGTGGGGAGTGTTGAAGAGGAGGAGGAGAGTGTATTGGTTTCGAGAGTTGCGGAGATATTTGTCAAAATGTTTGTGAATGGAGGGACAGAAAATGGGTTGATTCATGGGGAGTTTATGCCTGTGGGTGCTGATGGTAGGATTGTGCTCTCCTTTAATTTGCTTAATGCCGAACCCAACGATTGGGTTTACGATTG GGATTTCCAAAGAATAGATGAAACTCTACTGGCCCCTATAATTAAGGTTTTGGGACCTATTGCAAATATCAGTGTTGAAAGTCAG GTTTTATACCATACGCCAAAATCCTCATTCTCATACTGGGATGAAAAGTGGAAAAGCTACATCTTTAGTACCAAGGATCTTCCCTTCTTT GTGAATTCAAACGAGTGGCACTTGGATACTTCTATTGCAGCAGGCGGACGGTCAAAGATATTGCAATTTGTGGT ATATGTACCATCTGCAAAGGAGTGCCCTCTTTCCCTTCTGCTTCCAACTGGAGAGATTTCTAAGACAAATGGTTTTATATCTCCT ATGTGGGGAGGTGTTGTTGTTTGGAACCCTCCTGGCTGTTTGAATTCTGAAACTAATCATCCTTCCAGGCATACTATGTCTCGTGAG GATCTTCAGGCGGTTTTTGAAGTTTTCATGGGACAGTTCCGGCAGCTATTCGGCCTTAAATCCAATAACCTTTACATTGGTGCCTCTGGCACATACCACCTTTTGCCTAGTGGAAAAGGCTTCACAGAATG GGAGCTGGATGTTTTGTCTCGGCAGTTCGCATGCTTTAATCTTCATTCATGTTCCACAACACTTGGTTCCCTTTCCAGATTG GTGCAGTCGCTGCCAAGGATGATTATCATGGATGAGATAGGAAAACTG GTTCAGTTTTCTCTTGAGGCAGCAAAATTGTCCCAGAGTAATGCCTCTTTAGGGGATAATGAATCTTCTGCAG TGTCTTCAGGACAAGCAAGATCCCTAGCAGAGGATGCCTTTTTTCACCCGTCTATCATGTCCATCAGTTACTACTCATTTGAGCACTGTTTTGCCATCTATTCG CCATTCTTTTTGCCTGTTTCGATGCATGTCCTCCTTGCCGCTTTAAGAGAATGGAAGAGATACAAgcaagaaaaagcaaaatacACAGCGTGGAAAGCCAAAGTGAAGGTAGAGTCTTGA
- the LOC102610489 gene encoding uncharacterized protein LOC102610489, producing the protein MYADRVEAAAKQSVKERLNGNSVGDSTRRRSITGKRQRQADKWEHDLYTDDEPNASNRIVGVRDLRLKLQKKSLQQVSQSGKGHLSGVRDLREKLSGTMNSQPVNSDPPKPKLEAAKLARKSVAVEAPEPESKRIAVPASKKKDQQKAETSVDGFLRSLGLEKYSITFQAEEVDMTALLHMTDEDLKALGIPMGPRKKILLALESRA; encoded by the exons ATGTATGCTGATCGAGTGGAAGCTGCGGCGAAACAGTCGGTTAAGGAGCGTCTCAACGGTAATTCCGTCGGTGATTCTACTCGTAGGCGATCAATCACTGGCAAAAG GCAAAGGCAAGCTGACAAGTGGGAGCATGATCTTTACACTGATGATGAACCAAACGCTTCAA ATCGCATAGTTGGTGTTCGAGATCTTCGTTTGAAACTTCAAAAGAAGAGTCTACAGCAAGTATCTCAAAGTGGAAAGGGGCATCTTTCAGGCGTGCGGGATCTTCGTGAAAAGTTATCTGGGACAATGAATTCACAGCCAGTGAACTCTGATCCGCCTAAACCAAAATTGGAGGCTGCCAAACTGGCCAGAAAGAGTGTAGCCGTTGAAGCTCCTGAACCAGAGTCCAAAAGAATTGCTGTTCCAGcttctaaaaagaaagatcAGCAAAAG GCTGAGACATCCGTGGATGGTTTTCTGCGATCATTGGGTCTTGAGAAGTATTCCATTACGTTTCAAGCAGAGGAG GTTGATATGACAGCCCTTTTACACATGACCGATGAGGATCTCAAGGCCTTAGGAATACCTATG GGCCCGAGAAAGAAGATACTCTTGGCATTGGAATCCAGAGCCTAA
- the LOC102610787 gene encoding uncharacterized protein LOC102610787 isoform X1, whose translation MPSDHETTVLEVDKKLLKELEGFGFPLARAARALHYSGNGSLEDAINWIVDHENDAEDDEMPLIAVNIEIESPQPDHMMEEVEKKAQEKRDRAHQRKEEEKKPESNSEKVLHRLQQRIHAGKELLEANLTAAENERQRFLATRKAEKEEVKRARQKIRQKIEADKVERRRQLGFPSENPVTLNPSKPIVQDKMTSLPVMTITKAEKMRECLRSLRRNHKEDDARVKRAFQTLLIYVGNIVKNPNEEKYRKIRLGNPLFQDRVGSMKGGIEFLELCGFEKTEGGDFLHLPSDKLDMERLNAAGSLLRSAMTNPFFGLLGG comes from the exons ATGCCGTCCGATCACG AGACGACCGTCTTGGAAGTAGACAAGAAACTGCTCAAGGAACTGGAAGGATTTGGATTCCCACTTGCTCGAGCAGCGCGGGCGCTTCATTATTCTG GCAATGGTAGCCTTGAGGATGCTATAAATTGGATCGTTGATCATGAGAACGATGCTGAGGACGATGAGATGCCTTTG ATAGCTGTCAacattgaaattgaatctcCTCAGCCAGATCATATGATGGAAGAAGTGGAAAAGAAAGCGCAGGAAAAAAG GGATCGAGCTCACCAgaggaaagaagaagaaaagaaaccgGAAAGCAACAGCGAGAAG GTGCTACATCGGTTACAGCAAAGAATACATGCAGGTAAGGAGTTACTTGAGGCAAATCTAACTGCTGCGGAAAATGAAAGGCAACG CTTCTTAGCCACGAGGAAAGCTGAGAAAGAGGAAGTGAAAAGAGCAAGGCAGAAAATTCGTCAGAAAATAGAAGCAGATAAG GTAGAAAGAAGGCGGCAGCTTGGATTCCCATCAGAAAACCCCGTAACTTTAAATCCTTCAAAGCCTATTGTACAGGATAAAATG ACCTCTTTGCCTGTTATGACTATCACAAAGGCtgagaaaatgagagaatgtTTAAGGTCTCTCAGGCGCAATCATAAG GAGGATGATGCCAGAGTAAAAAGGGCCTTTCAAACTCTTTTGATTTATGTTGGAAACATTGTAAAGAATCCCAATGAGGAAAAATATAGGAAGATTCGACTTGGCAACCCATTATTTCAG GATAGGGTTGGGAGTATGAAAGGAGGAATTGAGTTTCTTGAGCTTTGTGGATTTGAGAAAACTGAAGGGGGTGATTTCTTGCATCTTCCTAGCGACAAACTTGACATGGAAAGGTTAAACGCAGCTGGTTCCTTATTAAGGTCTGCAATGACAAATCCCTTCTTTGGCCTTCTCGGTGGCTAA
- the LOC102610787 gene encoding uncharacterized protein LOC102610787 isoform X2 yields MPSDHETTVLEVDKKLLKELEGFGFPLARAARALHYSGNGSLEDAINWIVDHENDAEDDEMPLIAVNIEIESPQPDHMMEEVEKKAQEKRDRAHQRKEEEKKPESNSEKVLHRLQQRIHAGKELLEANLTAAENERQRFLATRKAEKEEVKRARQKIRQKIEADKVERRRQLGFPSENPVTLNPSKPIVQDKMTSLPVMTITKAEKMRECLRSLRRNHKDRVGSMKGGIEFLELCGFEKTEGGDFLHLPSDKLDMERLNAAGSLLRSAMTNPFFGLLGG; encoded by the exons ATGCCGTCCGATCACG AGACGACCGTCTTGGAAGTAGACAAGAAACTGCTCAAGGAACTGGAAGGATTTGGATTCCCACTTGCTCGAGCAGCGCGGGCGCTTCATTATTCTG GCAATGGTAGCCTTGAGGATGCTATAAATTGGATCGTTGATCATGAGAACGATGCTGAGGACGATGAGATGCCTTTG ATAGCTGTCAacattgaaattgaatctcCTCAGCCAGATCATATGATGGAAGAAGTGGAAAAGAAAGCGCAGGAAAAAAG GGATCGAGCTCACCAgaggaaagaagaagaaaagaaaccgGAAAGCAACAGCGAGAAG GTGCTACATCGGTTACAGCAAAGAATACATGCAGGTAAGGAGTTACTTGAGGCAAATCTAACTGCTGCGGAAAATGAAAGGCAACG CTTCTTAGCCACGAGGAAAGCTGAGAAAGAGGAAGTGAAAAGAGCAAGGCAGAAAATTCGTCAGAAAATAGAAGCAGATAAG GTAGAAAGAAGGCGGCAGCTTGGATTCCCATCAGAAAACCCCGTAACTTTAAATCCTTCAAAGCCTATTGTACAGGATAAAATG ACCTCTTTGCCTGTTATGACTATCACAAAGGCtgagaaaatgagagaatgtTTAAGGTCTCTCAGGCGCAATCATAAG GATAGGGTTGGGAGTATGAAAGGAGGAATTGAGTTTCTTGAGCTTTGTGGATTTGAGAAAACTGAAGGGGGTGATTTCTTGCATCTTCCTAGCGACAAACTTGACATGGAAAGGTTAAACGCAGCTGGTTCCTTATTAAGGTCTGCAATGACAAATCCCTTCTTTGGCCTTCTCGGTGGCTAA
- the LOC102611090 gene encoding uncharacterized protein LOC102611090 isoform X1, giving the protein MSNPRTIKLFCPSVSNLIQFVAWDEQRLDLGSIARAFGLDPSTVKLNGHFISRGFDFVSSSVTWRPLIKFFSAKGLSTGKDDKDALIVDGKLSKVGSKRLHNSGDTLVETPGKFAAPVCSICRRPLAEDINLFKNKKLKDSSSGYEEGDHHAAMSNGLGLKRKHSLEDLCLLKKLKIKESNSDCQGSANKHCSTFSRTQFTCSHMSDSVKGPRENEVITATPCKRIR; this is encoded by the exons ATGAGCAATCCGAGAACAATAAAACTGTTCTGCCCGTCAGTGTCGAACCTAATTCAGTTTGTGGCATGGGACGAGCAGAGACTCGACTTGGGGTCCATAGCCCGCGCGTTTGGACTGGATCCATCAACTGTCAAGCTCAACGGTCACTTCATCAGCAGAGGGTTCGATTTTGTATCCAGCTCTGTCACTTGGAGGCCGttgattaagtttttctcGGCTAAGGGATTGTCCACTGGAAAGGACGATAAGGACGCACTCATTGTTGACGGCAAGCTCTCCAAAGTTGGCAGCAAGC GATTGCATAATTCTGGGGATACTTTAGTTGAGACTCCTGGTAAATTTGCAGCCCCTGTCTGTAGCATTTGTCGGAGGCCATTGGCTGAAGATATCAACTtgttcaagaataaaaagctGAAAGATAGCAGCTCAG GATATGAAGAAGGAGATCATCATGCGGCCATGAGCAATGGCCTTGGCTTAAAGAGAAAGCACTCGCTGGAAGATCTCTGTTTACTCAAGAAGCTGAAGATAAAAGAGTCCAATTCAG ATTGTCAGGGATCAGCAAATAAACATTGCAGCACTTTTTCAAGGACCCAATTTACATGCAGTCACATGAGTGACAGTGTGAAAGGACCAAGAGAAAATGAGGTGATTACTGCCACTCCTTGCAAAAGAATCAGATGA
- the LOC102611090 gene encoding uncharacterized protein LOC102611090 isoform X2 yields MSNPRTIKLFCPSVSNLIQFVAWDEQRLDLGSIARAFGLDPSTVKLNGHFISRGFDFVSSSVTWRPLIKFFSAKGLSTGKDDKDALIVDGKLSKVGSKPPVCSICRRPLAEDINLFKNKKLKDSSSGYEEGDHHAAMSNGLGLKRKHSLEDLCLLKKLKIKESNSDCQGSANKHCSTFSRTQFTCSHMSDSVKGPRENEVITATPCKRIR; encoded by the exons ATGAGCAATCCGAGAACAATAAAACTGTTCTGCCCGTCAGTGTCGAACCTAATTCAGTTTGTGGCATGGGACGAGCAGAGACTCGACTTGGGGTCCATAGCCCGCGCGTTTGGACTGGATCCATCAACTGTCAAGCTCAACGGTCACTTCATCAGCAGAGGGTTCGATTTTGTATCCAGCTCTGTCACTTGGAGGCCGttgattaagtttttctcGGCTAAGGGATTGTCCACTGGAAAGGACGATAAGGACGCACTCATTGTTGACGGCAAGCTCTCCAAAGTTGGCAGCAAGC CCCCTGTCTGTAGCATTTGTCGGAGGCCATTGGCTGAAGATATCAACTtgttcaagaataaaaagctGAAAGATAGCAGCTCAG GATATGAAGAAGGAGATCATCATGCGGCCATGAGCAATGGCCTTGGCTTAAAGAGAAAGCACTCGCTGGAAGATCTCTGTTTACTCAAGAAGCTGAAGATAAAAGAGTCCAATTCAG ATTGTCAGGGATCAGCAAATAAACATTGCAGCACTTTTTCAAGGACCCAATTTACATGCAGTCACATGAGTGACAGTGTGAAAGGACCAAGAGAAAATGAGGTGATTACTGCCACTCCTTGCAAAAGAATCAGATGA